The nucleotide window TGTTCCAAATCCATGAAGCCAATGTCTTTCCCTGCTATCCATTGCACCGTGTCCGAGGCGGAGGCTCACGTTTGCGGGCAGAAGAGCTTCACGAGGAGGTTGAGGAACTTCTGCCGCAGGTCCCACTTGTCGCCTATCCTGCGCAGCTGCAGGGCGCACTCCACCGCCACCTCCCG belongs to Cuculus canorus isolate bCucCan1 chromosome Z, bCucCan1.pri, whole genome shotgun sequence and includes:
- the PMAIP1 gene encoding phorbol-12-myristate-13-acetate-induced protein 1; the protein is MMPGKTLRKTSPSASPAEREVAVECALQLRRIGDKWDLRQKFLNLLVKLFCPQT